A genomic segment from Actinomadura hallensis encodes:
- a CDS encoding MBL fold metallo-hydrolase gives MKTAPDLALRQLTMQFVGNATTLLRCGPFTLLTDPNFLRRGQRAYLGKGLFTKRLTEPALRIEELPLLDAVVLSHLHGDHWDRVARARLDRGLPVVTTPAAARRLQGRQRFRHAVGLRTWESHTLVKKGAMLRVTALPGRHARGPAKMILPPVMGSLLEFGPVTGEIQFRLYITGDTLMFDGIQQIARRYRDIDLAVLHLGGTKLPGGLIVTMDAAQGADLLETIRPGNAVPVHFDDYTVFSSSLDDFRRELERRGSAADVTYVDRGETHTFTPA, from the coding sequence ATGAAGACTGCACCGGATCTCGCGCTGCGGCAGCTCACGATGCAGTTCGTCGGCAATGCGACGACGCTCCTGCGGTGCGGCCCGTTCACCCTGCTCACCGATCCCAATTTCCTGCGCCGCGGCCAGCGCGCCTACCTGGGAAAAGGGCTGTTCACGAAACGCCTGACCGAGCCGGCGCTCCGCATCGAGGAGCTGCCGCTGCTGGACGCCGTCGTCCTGTCCCATCTGCACGGCGACCACTGGGACCGGGTCGCCCGCGCCAGGCTGGACCGCGGCCTGCCCGTGGTCACCACGCCCGCCGCGGCACGCCGCCTCCAGGGCAGGCAGCGTTTCCGGCACGCGGTCGGGCTCCGCACGTGGGAGTCGCACACCCTCGTCAAGAAGGGCGCCATGCTGCGCGTCACCGCGCTGCCGGGCCGGCACGCCCGCGGCCCGGCGAAGATGATCCTTCCCCCGGTGATGGGATCCCTTCTCGAATTCGGGCCGGTCACGGGCGAGATCCAGTTCCGCCTCTACATCACCGGCGACACCCTGATGTTCGACGGAATCCAGCAGATCGCCCGCCGCTACCGCGACATCGATCTCGCCGTCCTTCACTTGGGCGGGACCAAACTGCCCGGCGGGCTCATCGTCACCATGGACGCCGCCCAAGGCGCCGATCTTCTGGAAACGATCCGGCCCGGCAACGCCGTCCCCGTCCACTTCGACGACTACACCGTATTCAGTTCGTCACTCGACGATTTCCGCCGTGAACTGGAACGCCGGGGTTCGGCGGCCGATGTCACCTACGTCGACCGGGGCGAGACGCACACCTTCACCCCGGCGTGA
- a CDS encoding SAM-dependent methyltransferase has translation MSEIEQAPPGVDITIPSPARMYDYYLGGTDNYEVDRKAAEAIREKMPELEDAAWANRGFLQRSVRWLAEHGVRQFLDIGAGLPTMNNTHDAAQAVAPDAKVVYVDNDPIVQIHANALLEGVTGTAFITADFRDIDSVLGHEDTLATIDFDKPVALLLLAVTHFMPDEDDPWGLIRQYMDRFVPGSYLALSSATTDRQSEKAVGAINETYARSTSSAHMRTREEIERFFDGLEIVPPWQGAEPKLVYFGEWGAEDPEAADSDGSRWGYCAVAKKTE, from the coding sequence GTGAGCGAGATCGAGCAGGCGCCACCAGGTGTGGACATCACGATCCCGAGTCCGGCCCGGATGTACGACTACTACCTGGGCGGCACGGACAACTACGAGGTCGACCGCAAGGCGGCGGAGGCGATCCGCGAGAAGATGCCGGAACTGGAGGACGCGGCCTGGGCGAACCGGGGGTTCCTTCAGCGTTCGGTGCGGTGGCTCGCCGAGCACGGCGTCCGGCAGTTCCTCGACATCGGCGCCGGGCTGCCCACGATGAACAACACGCACGACGCGGCCCAGGCGGTGGCTCCCGACGCCAAGGTCGTGTACGTCGACAACGACCCGATCGTCCAGATCCACGCGAACGCCCTGCTGGAAGGAGTCACGGGGACGGCCTTCATCACGGCCGACTTCCGCGACATCGACAGCGTCCTCGGCCATGAGGACACCCTGGCGACGATCGACTTCGACAAGCCCGTCGCGCTGCTGCTGCTGGCGGTCACCCACTTCATGCCGGACGAGGACGACCCCTGGGGCTTGATCCGCCAGTACATGGACCGGTTCGTCCCCGGCAGCTATCTGGCGCTGTCGTCCGCCACGACCGACCGGCAGTCCGAGAAGGCGGTCGGCGCGATCAACGAGACCTACGCGCGCTCCACGTCCAGCGCCCACATGCGGACGCGCGAGGAGATCGAGCGCTTCTTCGACGGGCTGGAGATCGTCCCGCCGTGGCAGGGCGCGGAGCCGAAGCTGGTCTACTTCGGCGAGTGGGGTGCCGAGGACCCCGAGGCCGCCGACAGTGATGGGTCACGCTGGGGTTACTGCGCTGTGGCCAAGAAGACAGAGTGA
- a CDS encoding DUF5753 domain-containing protein, translating into MSEAYGATIAKRALARRLRELRLETGYTANQVCDRLNWGRGKVGRFEANNWVRPELSDIRDLARIYEGSDLAELEALANRARERAWWREYADVFDNEFPGFEGDAASIRVIMPLVLPGLLQTLPYMQALLASGSRPAEWRERALRARLRRQQILERDDGTAPELIAVITEASLLYEWGDPADRRAQLRHLLTMGARSNVELRLLRLSDGLHPGMATLVNIFRFPGDEPPMVFLENDADIQEIDTPGKVEAYDRIFEQIRAAALSPDDTAEHLEKMIATLE; encoded by the coding sequence GTGAGCGAGGCTTACGGGGCCACGATCGCGAAGCGGGCACTGGCGCGCCGCCTGCGGGAACTGCGCCTCGAAACCGGGTACACGGCCAACCAGGTGTGCGACAGGCTGAACTGGGGCCGCGGCAAGGTCGGGCGGTTCGAGGCCAACAACTGGGTGCGGCCCGAGCTGAGCGACATCCGCGACCTGGCGCGCATCTACGAGGGAAGCGACCTCGCCGAACTGGAGGCGCTCGCCAACCGCGCGCGGGAACGGGCCTGGTGGCGCGAGTACGCCGACGTGTTCGACAACGAGTTTCCCGGTTTCGAGGGCGACGCCGCGAGCATCCGGGTGATCATGCCGCTCGTCCTGCCCGGGCTGCTGCAGACCCTCCCGTACATGCAGGCCCTGCTGGCGTCGGGGTCCAGGCCGGCGGAGTGGCGGGAGCGGGCGCTGCGGGCGCGGCTGCGGCGCCAGCAGATCCTGGAGCGCGACGACGGCACCGCGCCCGAGCTGATCGCGGTGATCACCGAGGCGTCGCTGCTGTACGAGTGGGGCGACCCGGCCGACCGCCGCGCCCAGCTGCGCCACCTGCTGACGATGGGCGCGCGTTCCAACGTCGAGCTGCGGCTCCTGCGGCTGTCGGACGGCCTGCATCCCGGCATGGCGACCCTGGTCAACATCTTCCGCTTCCCCGGCGACGAGCCGCCCATGGTCTTCCTCGAGAACGACGCCGACATCCAGGAGATCGACACCCCCGGAAAAGTGGAGGCCTATGACCGCATCTTCGAGCAGATCCGCGCGGCGGCGCTGAGCCCCGACGACACCGCGGAGCACCTGGAGAAAATGATCGCGACGCTGGAGTAG
- a CDS encoding DUF397 domain-containing protein gives MRKPTVAELGVDPDTLDWKRSGTGEGVIEVAFVGEWTLLRTSGDLISVFDEHEWACFLDGVKKGEFDHAAS, from the coding sequence ATGAGGAAGCCGACCGTGGCGGAACTGGGCGTCGATCCGGACACCCTGGACTGGAAGCGCTCGGGAACGGGCGAAGGTGTCATTGAGGTCGCTTTCGTTGGCGAATGGACACTTCTCCGCACATCGGGCGACCTCATCTCGGTCTTCGACGAGCACGAGTGGGCCTGCTTCCTGGACGGTGTCAAGAAGGGGGAGTTCGATCACGCGGCGTCCTGA
- a CDS encoding ATP-binding protein, with protein sequence MTEAAMAGGIPWRLENGGCAALPLPGDASIASVARAHVSSLLPALGLTVTDVDDVSLMVSELATNVLQHAIPHGGCAKAELWVYQRGDGNGHDELVVKAFDTLREWRGAPEASGRMREHGRGLEIIDILARGRWGHHPSRSRLSSPALRGKATWFALPNPRTRIARCRRHARTPVGEAQAAKVLRSLLVQRGMNRFTVRHEPGVSVLSAEDDLTVRCEGGTFRWHARTGECGELPVADITEVCEQLVRLSEAMDDVHVV encoded by the coding sequence ATGACGGAGGCCGCAATGGCGGGCGGAATTCCCTGGAGGCTTGAGAACGGCGGATGCGCGGCCCTGCCCCTTCCGGGGGACGCGAGCATCGCGTCGGTCGCGCGGGCTCACGTTTCGAGCCTGCTCCCCGCACTCGGGCTGACCGTCACGGACGTCGACGACGTCTCCCTCATGGTCAGTGAGCTCGCCACCAACGTCCTCCAGCACGCCATCCCCCACGGCGGCTGCGCCAAGGCCGAACTCTGGGTGTACCAGCGCGGCGACGGGAACGGCCACGACGAACTGGTCGTCAAGGCGTTCGACACCCTCCGCGAGTGGCGCGGCGCCCCGGAGGCGTCCGGCCGGATGCGCGAGCACGGCCGCGGACTGGAGATCATCGACATCCTCGCCCGGGGACGGTGGGGGCACCACCCCTCGCGCTCCCGGCTCAGCTCGCCCGCCCTCCGCGGCAAGGCCACCTGGTTCGCCCTGCCGAACCCGCGGACCCGCATCGCGCGCTGCCGCCGTCACGCCCGCACGCCCGTCGGCGAGGCGCAGGCCGCGAAGGTCCTGCGCTCGCTGCTCGTCCAGCGCGGCATGAACCGGTTCACGGTCAGGCACGAACCCGGCGTCTCCGTCCTCTCCGCCGAAGACGACCTCACCGTGCGGTGCGAGGGGGGTACGTTCCGCTGGCACGCCCGCACCGGCGAGTGCGGCGAGCTTCCCGTCGCCGACATCACCGAGGTGTGCGAGCAGCTCGTCCGGCTGAGCGAGGCGATGGACGACGTCCACGTGGTCTGA
- a CDS encoding DUF397 domain-containing protein, translated as MDLSQARWFKATASASSNGGCVEVADLGTATGLRDSRTPEAGAHVVARSAFASFLADVRAGRYDR; from the coding sequence ATGGACCTCTCTCAGGCACGATGGTTCAAGGCCACCGCGAGTGCGAGCAGCAACGGAGGCTGTGTCGAGGTCGCCGACCTCGGGACGGCGACGGGGCTGCGCGACAGCAGGACGCCGGAGGCCGGGGCGCACGTGGTGGCCCGGTCGGCGTTCGCCTCGTTCCTCGCGGATGTGAGGGCCGGCCGGTACGACCGCTGA
- a CDS encoding FAD-dependent monooxygenase: MTAANTALVIGGGIAGPATAMALRKAGIEATVYEAYPSAADGVGVTLTIAPNGLAALRTIGAEDAVLGLGQPLTRSRMYDGRGGRLGEMPGLAGLPPSRGLWRHELCRALLETAEAQGVRVEYGKRLVDAEDSADGVTARFADGTSETADVLVGADGIRSAVRRLVDPAAPEPHASRLLNFGAAADIAVPADRESAYFVFGARGFFGYWVQPDDRTAWFANLPHERPLSAAEARATSKADWLARLRDLYAEDTPCRDVLAHTKADDLVVLGSMESMPKLPTWHRGRMVLVGDAAHAPSSSTGQGASLAVESAVQLARCLRDLPDARSAFTAYERLRRARVEKVIDRGERTNGSKTLGPVAKKMMKLMMPLMTRTFLSPERMLGAEQRYAIDWDAPVAAPEKAAV, translated from the coding sequence ATGACCGCAGCGAACACGGCACTGGTCATCGGCGGCGGGATCGCCGGACCGGCCACCGCGATGGCGCTCCGCAAGGCGGGGATCGAGGCCACGGTCTACGAGGCGTACCCGAGCGCGGCCGACGGCGTGGGCGTCACGCTGACGATCGCGCCGAACGGGCTCGCCGCGCTCAGGACGATCGGGGCGGAGGACGCCGTCCTCGGCCTCGGCCAGCCGCTGACCCGGTCGCGGATGTACGACGGGCGCGGCGGGAGGCTCGGGGAGATGCCCGGCCTCGCGGGGTTGCCGCCGAGCCGCGGGCTGTGGCGCCACGAGCTGTGCCGCGCCCTGCTCGAGACCGCCGAGGCCCAGGGGGTCCGCGTCGAGTACGGCAAGCGGCTCGTGGACGCCGAGGACTCGGCGGACGGCGTCACCGCGCGGTTCGCCGACGGGACCAGCGAGACCGCCGACGTGCTGGTCGGCGCCGACGGCATCCGCTCCGCCGTGCGCCGGCTGGTCGACCCGGCCGCGCCGGAGCCGCACGCGTCGCGGCTGCTCAACTTCGGGGCGGCCGCGGACATCGCGGTGCCCGCCGACCGCGAGTCGGCGTACTTCGTCTTCGGCGCCCGCGGCTTCTTCGGCTACTGGGTGCAGCCGGACGACCGCACCGCCTGGTTCGCGAACCTGCCGCACGAGAGGCCGCTGTCGGCGGCGGAGGCGCGCGCGACGTCCAAGGCCGACTGGCTCGCGCGGCTCCGCGACCTGTACGCGGAGGACACGCCCTGCCGCGACGTCCTCGCGCACACGAAGGCCGACGACCTGGTCGTCCTCGGCTCGATGGAGAGCATGCCGAAGCTGCCGACATGGCACCGGGGGAGGATGGTCCTCGTCGGGGACGCCGCGCACGCGCCGTCGTCCAGCACCGGGCAGGGCGCCTCGCTGGCCGTCGAGAGCGCGGTGCAGCTCGCGCGCTGCCTGCGCGACCTGCCCGATGCGCGGAGCGCCTTCACCGCCTACGAGCGCCTGCGGCGCGCCCGCGTGGAGAAGGTCATCGACCGGGGCGAAAGGACCAACGGGAGCAAGACTCTGGGCCCGGTCGCCAAGAAGATGATGAAGCTGATGATGCCCCTCATGACGCGGACGTTCCTCAGCCCGGAGAGGATGCTGGGCGCCGAGCAGCGCTACGCCATCGACTGGGACGCCCCGGTGGCCGCACCGGAGAAGGCGGCCGTCTGA